One window of the Thermoleophilia bacterium genome contains the following:
- a CDS encoding DUF3105 domain-containing protein: MTPEADGPEEVGGSPTPVGYLIGAVMIVLIAAGIYFALTAGGNDDPGSAHLATPSSGSSNGVQPDERTGTPVKTGTTDLKEAVGQEACKIRADLPDEGNKHLTRDDPAPDYKTVPPTSGPHIGPPLQQADGAYSETPLPEDVVHSLEHGRIAIQYDPTLPEEAQLELKGLYDSAYSGALLFPNPDMPYAVAATAWTNLIGCEEYHGAATLDAIRAFAVENFDNAPEPLDIFPPIPGPSFAD, encoded by the coding sequence ATGACGCCGGAAGCCGACGGCCCGGAAGAGGTCGGCGGTTCACCGACTCCGGTCGGCTATCTGATCGGCGCGGTCATGATCGTGCTGATCGCGGCAGGCATCTACTTCGCGCTGACCGCGGGCGGAAACGACGATCCGGGTTCGGCCCACCTCGCGACGCCGTCGTCGGGCAGCTCCAACGGCGTCCAGCCGGACGAACGGACCGGGACCCCGGTCAAGACGGGCACCACCGATCTGAAGGAAGCCGTCGGACAAGAAGCGTGCAAGATCCGGGCCGATCTGCCAGACGAAGGCAACAAGCACCTGACCCGCGACGACCCGGCCCCGGACTACAAGACGGTGCCGCCGACCTCCGGGCCGCACATCGGCCCGCCGCTGCAACAGGCGGACGGCGCTTACAGCGAAACGCCGCTGCCGGAAGACGTGGTCCATTCCCTCGAGCACGGCCGGATCGCGATCCAGTACGACCCGACGCTGCCGGAAGAGGCCCAGCTCGAACTCAAGGGCCTCTACGACTCGGCTTACAGCGGGGCGCTGCTCTTCCCCAACCCGGACATGCCGTACGCGGTTGCCGCCACGGCCTGGACCAACCTGATCGGGTGCGAGGAATATCACGGTGCGGCGACGCTCGACGCGATTCGCGCCTTCGCCGTGGAGAACTTCGACAACGCCCCCGAACCGCTCGACATCTTCCCGCCGATCCCGGGCCCCAGCTTCGCCGACTAG
- a CDS encoding sugar transferase has product MNRPLEIFLSLVALVLTSPVTLVASIMVRLEGGGSAIYRQRRVGKNGVEFEMLKLRTMKPGSDPVGVGTIVALGDPRVTRVGRWLRRTSLDELPNLVNVLRGEMALVGPRPTIPTQVAAYTERQHRRHEVRPGITGWAQVQGRAGIPWDERIELDVEYVDQRSLRLDLEILRRTIWLAATGKGLAPD; this is encoded by the coding sequence GTGAACCGCCCCCTGGAAATCTTCCTGTCCCTGGTTGCACTGGTGCTCACCTCGCCGGTGACCCTGGTCGCATCGATCATGGTCCGCCTGGAGGGTGGGGGATCGGCGATCTATCGGCAGCGCCGGGTCGGAAAGAACGGGGTCGAGTTCGAGATGCTCAAGCTGCGCACGATGAAGCCGGGGTCGGATCCGGTCGGGGTCGGCACGATCGTGGCCTTGGGCGACCCGCGCGTCACCAGGGTCGGGCGCTGGCTGCGCCGGACCTCGCTCGACGAACTGCCCAACCTGGTCAACGTGCTGCGGGGGGAAATGGCCCTGGTCGGCCCCCGGCCGACGATTCCCACCCAGGTCGCCGCTTACACTGAGCGTCAGCACCGGCGCCACGAAGTCCGGCCCGGAATCACCGGCTGGGCCCAGGTCCAGGGCCGCGCCGGCATCCCCTGGGACGAGCGGATCGAGCTCGACGTCGAGTATGTCGACCAGCGCTCGCTGCGGCTCGACCTCGAAATCCTGCGCCGGACGATCTGGTTAGCGGCAACCGGCAAGGGTCTCGCGCCCGACTGA
- a CDS encoding GNAT family N-acetyltransferase, producing the protein MNPSAELIEDRGAAASEAEFFRSAQFLEAEGTTHSLRINLDEGAITAPIIVRQIDGTEQVDAISPYGYPGFRHEGEAGPPVLPAAIDFSGTGLVSAFLRHSLGGQVPLTGVTARNLCLLSDPELPRKSRMSDRQQIRKNVKRGYEVDFVAGPECGSEERGGFYRAYTETMIRTDAAERYFFSEEYFDLILSSRKTWLALARDADGIIAAASIAAASDGLLHYYLSGTADSNLRDSPMKNVIEAMIDFAAGMNLPLNLGGGITPGDPLEEFKRGFANREEQWFTSELVCDPTAYETLSPADALEGFFPAYRA; encoded by the coding sequence GTGAATCCTTCAGCCGAGTTGATCGAGGACCGTGGAGCGGCGGCCTCGGAGGCCGAGTTCTTCCGGTCGGCCCAGTTCCTCGAAGCCGAAGGCACCACGCACTCCCTGCGCATCAACCTCGACGAAGGCGCGATCACGGCGCCGATCATCGTCCGGCAGATCGACGGCACCGAACAGGTCGACGCGATCTCGCCCTACGGCTACCCGGGCTTCCGGCACGAAGGTGAGGCCGGCCCACCGGTGCTGCCCGCCGCGATCGACTTCTCCGGCACCGGCCTCGTCTCCGCCTTCCTGCGCCATTCGCTCGGTGGCCAGGTGCCGCTGACCGGGGTCACGGCCCGCAACCTCTGCCTGCTCTCCGACCCGGAGCTACCGCGGAAGAGCCGGATGAGCGACCGCCAGCAGATCCGCAAGAACGTCAAGCGCGGCTACGAAGTCGACTTCGTGGCCGGGCCTGAGTGTGGCTCGGAGGAACGCGGGGGTTTTTACCGGGCCTACACCGAGACCATGATCCGGACCGACGCCGCCGAGCGGTACTTCTTCTCCGAGGAGTATTTCGACCTGATCCTGTCTTCCCGGAAAACCTGGCTGGCCCTGGCCCGCGACGCAGACGGCATCATCGCCGCCGCCTCGATCGCCGCCGCCAGCGACGGCCTGCTCCATTACTACCTGTCAGGGACCGCCGACTCGAACCTGCGCGACTCGCCGATGAAGAACGTGATCGAAGCGATGATCGACTTCGCTGCGGGGATGAACCTTCCGCTGAACCTCGGCGGTGGCATCACCCCCGGCGATCCGCTGGAAGAGTTCAAGCGAGGTTTCGCCAACCGGGAAGAGCAGTGGTTCACCTCGGAGCTGGTCTGCGACCCGACGGCCTACGAAACGCTCAGCCCGGCCGACGCACTTGAAGGTTTCTTCCCCGCCTACCGCGCCTGA
- a CDS encoding glycosyltransferase, producing the protein MLVVAILFWLSCGLIVYTHFGYPIALWMLEAFGLGSGAGHLRGRRVGSFPSLVKDVDTDESQLPVVTLIIAAYNEEAVIEAKVKNALELEYPRELLEIIVASDGSTDTTVAIAKEAGADQVLDLPRRGKVAVQNAAAAAARGQILAFSDANSEWKPDALAELLEPFRDDRVGYVCGQVRFVGPDGGNLEGAYWRFEMKVRELESELAGVTAGNGGIYAVRAAEYLPLDPSGSHDLSFPFALAKRGFSSLYRPRASAKEKMVPSMEGELSRKRRMMIGLYDIVVGEGMIDPRGYSPVYLFEIASHRLLRYATPFLHVIALVTNLALLGSGWIYPWTLAFQLLLLLAAVLGRWVPLLPFRVARYYVMVTASIALGLWDRWRKGPPGYWEKAEGTR; encoded by the coding sequence ATGCTCGTGGTCGCCATCCTCTTCTGGCTGTCCTGCGGCCTGATTGTCTACACGCATTTCGGCTATCCGATCGCCCTCTGGATGCTCGAAGCTTTCGGTCTCGGCTCCGGCGCCGGGCACCTGCGCGGGCGCCGGGTCGGCAGCTTCCCGTCCCTTGTCAAGGACGTGGACACGGACGAGAGCCAGCTGCCGGTGGTGACCCTGATCATCGCCGCCTACAACGAAGAAGCGGTGATCGAAGCGAAGGTGAAGAACGCCCTCGAACTCGAGTACCCGCGAGAGCTGCTGGAGATCATCGTCGCATCCGACGGCTCGACCGACACCACTGTGGCGATCGCAAAAGAGGCCGGCGCCGACCAGGTGCTGGACCTGCCGAGGAGAGGCAAGGTCGCAGTCCAGAATGCCGCCGCCGCTGCCGCCAGAGGTCAAATCCTCGCCTTCTCCGACGCCAATTCCGAATGGAAGCCGGATGCCCTCGCCGAGCTGCTCGAACCATTCCGTGACGACCGGGTGGGATACGTATGCGGGCAGGTGCGCTTCGTCGGCCCCGACGGCGGCAACCTCGAAGGCGCGTACTGGCGCTTCGAGATGAAGGTGCGGGAGCTCGAGTCCGAGCTTGCAGGCGTCACCGCCGGCAACGGCGGCATCTACGCGGTGCGCGCCGCCGAGTACCTTCCGCTCGACCCCTCCGGCAGCCATGACCTCTCGTTTCCGTTCGCCCTCGCCAAGCGTGGCTTCAGTTCCCTGTACCGCCCTCGCGCCTCGGCAAAAGAGAAGATGGTGCCGAGCATGGAAGGCGAACTCTCCCGCAAACGCCGCATGATGATCGGCCTTTACGACATCGTGGTCGGCGAAGGCATGATCGACCCGCGCGGCTACTCGCCGGTCTACCTTTTCGAAATCGCTTCCCACCGGCTGCTGCGTTACGCAACCCCGTTCCTGCATGTGATCGCGCTGGTTACCAACCTCGCGCTGCTCGGCAGCGGCTGGATCTACCCCTGGACCCTCGCCTTCCAGCTCCTGCTCCTTTTGGCGGCGGTCCTCGGCCGCTGGGTGCCGCTTCTGCCGTTCCGGGTTGCGCGTTATTACGTCATGGTCACGGCTTCGATCGCCCTTGGGCTCTGGGACCGCTGGCGCAAGGGCCCGCCCGGCTACTGGGAGAAGGCGGAAGGCACGCGGTGA
- a CDS encoding glycosyltransferase family 4 protein: MRIQLIDPSAFTPPYDRALARALAAAGEDVELITSRFLYGPVPEADGYRVDESLYRRSASRGLDAKGRRIFKAVEHLADMRRLRGMVDADVVHYQWLTMPNLDRRLLPPQRPRVLTAHYILPPEPTARQKKNANRVFGSMDAVIAHSESGAQRLHQEVGLPEEKVRVIPHGSFDYLTEQADEVPLPVELEGAGGPVILFFGLIRPYKGVDVLLDAFAEVEGPELWIVGNPRMDLTDLEANAARAGGRVRWLPRFITDREIPAIMRAADLLVLPYTDGEQSGVLYTGLAFEKPMVISNVGGLGEVAREHDAARLVEPGDVDGLAEALTELVNDEGAREQLASKARTAARGPFAWDSIAGKTIDLYRELVK, encoded by the coding sequence GTGCGCATTCAGCTGATCGACCCCTCGGCGTTCACGCCGCCGTACGACCGGGCCCTCGCCCGGGCGCTGGCCGCTGCCGGGGAAGACGTCGAGCTGATCACCTCGCGCTTCCTCTACGGGCCGGTTCCCGAGGCAGACGGATACCGGGTCGACGAGAGTCTCTACCGGCGGAGTGCCAGCCGAGGCCTCGACGCGAAAGGCCGCCGGATCTTCAAGGCTGTCGAGCACCTGGCCGACATGCGTCGGCTGCGGGGAATGGTCGATGCCGATGTCGTCCACTACCAGTGGCTGACCATGCCGAACCTCGATCGCCGACTGTTGCCGCCGCAGCGCCCGCGGGTGCTGACGGCGCATTACATCCTTCCGCCCGAGCCGACGGCCCGCCAGAAGAAGAACGCCAATCGGGTTTTCGGATCGATGGACGCGGTCATCGCGCATTCGGAGTCCGGCGCCCAACGCCTGCATCAGGAGGTCGGTCTGCCGGAGGAAAAGGTGCGAGTGATCCCGCACGGCTCGTTCGACTATCTGACCGAACAGGCGGACGAGGTGCCCCTGCCAGTCGAACTGGAAGGTGCAGGGGGCCCGGTCATCCTGTTCTTCGGCCTGATCCGCCCCTACAAAGGCGTCGACGTGCTGCTCGACGCATTCGCCGAAGTCGAAGGGCCCGAGCTCTGGATCGTCGGTAATCCGCGCATGGACCTGACCGATCTCGAGGCGAACGCCGCCAGGGCCGGTGGCCGGGTCCGGTGGCTGCCGCGCTTCATCACCGACCGTGAGATTCCGGCGATCATGCGCGCGGCCGACTTGCTGGTGCTGCCCTACACAGACGGCGAGCAGTCGGGCGTGCTTTACACCGGGCTCGCTTTCGAGAAGCCGATGGTGATCTCCAATGTCGGCGGCCTCGGTGAAGTGGCTCGGGAACACGACGCGGCCAGGCTGGTCGAACCGGGCGACGTCGACGGCTTGGCCGAAGCCCTGACCGAACTGGTCAACGACGAAGGCGCCCGCGAGCAGCTGGCCTCCAAGGCCCGGACCGCCGCGCGCGGTCCGTTCGCCTGGGATTCGATCGCCGGCAAGACGATCGACCTGTACCGGGAGCTGGTCAAGTGA
- a CDS encoding glycosyltransferase, with translation MEPDLSYCVVNNDGRDYLLDCLAAIERHGAAELSTETIVLDNASTDGSADAVRERYPDVRLIELESKVGKAENDSTLMKAATGRYCLLLNEDSELRPGAAGALYAALEGDAEAAAAGAQLFDSDGNPYACAWRFPGVETALIGAVFLHGRFTVESQGELTRRVDWGQSSALMVRREAAEKIGYLDPQFFVYYDECDFCKRLDDNGWHTLYVPSAEAIHHNQLSNDLSSGLPRIVEFHRNRDLYMKKHHSKAAAFAVRLLTAWTYGLRTVASLVLPGAPTKIYAAHTRQALFPYRGEGLADRAKAH, from the coding sequence GTGGAACCCGACCTTTCCTACTGCGTGGTCAACAATGACGGCCGTGATTACCTGCTCGACTGCCTTGCGGCGATCGAGCGGCACGGTGCCGCCGAACTGAGCACCGAGACCATCGTTCTCGACAACGCTTCGACCGACGGTTCGGCCGATGCGGTCCGCGAGCGGTACCCGGATGTGCGCCTGATCGAGCTCGAGAGCAAAGTCGGAAAGGCCGAAAACGACTCGACCCTGATGAAGGCGGCAACCGGGCGTTATTGCCTGCTGCTCAACGAGGATTCGGAGCTGCGGCCCGGCGCTGCCGGAGCGCTCTACGCGGCACTCGAAGGGGATGCCGAGGCAGCTGCCGCCGGAGCCCAGCTCTTCGACAGCGACGGAAATCCGTATGCCTGCGCCTGGCGCTTCCCCGGCGTCGAGACGGCGCTGATCGGTGCCGTGTTCCTCCACGGCCGTTTCACGGTGGAAAGCCAGGGAGAACTGACCCGGCGGGTCGACTGGGGCCAGTCGAGCGCCTTGATGGTCCGTCGCGAAGCGGCTGAAAAGATCGGCTACCTCGACCCACAGTTCTTCGTCTATTACGACGAATGCGACTTCTGCAAGCGCCTGGACGACAACGGCTGGCACACCCTCTACGTGCCGTCGGCCGAAGCCATTCACCACAACCAGCTCTCGAACGACCTCTCCTCTGGCCTCCCCCGCATCGTCGAGTTCCACCGAAACCGCGACCTCTACATGAAGAAGCACCACTCAAAAGCGGCAGCCTTCGCCGTGAGGTTGCTTACGGCTTGGACTTACGGGCTGAGGACAGTCGCGAGCCTGGTGTTGCCGGGGGCTCCCACAAAAATCTACGCAGCGCATACCCGGCAGGCGCTATTCCCTTACCGGGGCGAAGGACTGGCCGACCGAGCCAAAGCCCATTAG
- the metF gene encoding methylenetetrahydrofolate reductase [NAD(P)H] produces the protein MRIGEIISSSKPVFSVEFFPPKTDEGRVQLLDTARTLSELDLDFVSVTYGAGGSTREGTVDITTALKEEVGLEVMAHLSCVGEGKVGLAETLDRLRDVGIDNIFALRGDPPRGETDFVQPEGGLGSAADLAAFITERYEFAVGGACFPEVYPEAPDLDTDLNYLKTKVDAGAEFLITQLFFDNRAYFDFVDAARQKGIDVPILAGIIPVTGYAHTKRICDLCDATIPSDLEAAMLAAQGDVEAEFNLGVAYAAQQSAELLAAGAPGIHFYALNKAPATRAVLGALRAAQPWRGARGQSIGA, from the coding sequence ATGCGTATCGGTGAAATCATCAGCAGCAGCAAGCCCGTCTTCTCGGTCGAATTCTTCCCGCCGAAGACCGACGAGGGCCGCGTCCAGCTGCTCGACACGGCTCGCACGCTTTCCGAACTGGACCTCGATTTCGTTTCCGTCACCTACGGCGCCGGCGGCTCTACCCGCGAAGGCACGGTCGACATCACGACCGCCCTGAAGGAGGAGGTCGGCCTCGAAGTCATGGCCCACCTGAGCTGCGTCGGTGAAGGGAAGGTTGGCCTGGCCGAGACGCTCGACCGCCTGCGTGACGTCGGCATCGACAACATCTTCGCCCTGCGCGGCGACCCGCCCCGTGGTGAAACGGACTTCGTCCAGCCCGAGGGCGGCCTCGGCAGCGCGGCCGACCTGGCGGCGTTCATCACCGAGCGTTACGAGTTCGCGGTCGGCGGCGCCTGTTTCCCGGAGGTCTACCCGGAGGCGCCCGATCTCGACACCGACCTGAATTACCTCAAGACCAAGGTTGACGCGGGTGCCGAGTTCCTGATCACCCAGCTCTTCTTCGACAACCGCGCCTACTTCGATTTCGTCGACGCAGCCCGGCAGAAGGGCATCGACGTGCCGATCCTCGCCGGCATCATCCCGGTCACCGGATACGCCCACACCAAGCGGATCTGCGACCTCTGCGACGCGACGATCCCGTCCGACCTCGAAGCGGCGATGCTCGCCGCCCAGGGCGACGTGGAAGCCGAGTTCAACCTGGGCGTCGCCTATGCCGCCCAGCAGAGCGCCGAACTGCTCGCCGCCGGCGCCCCGGGCATCCACTTCTACGCCCTGAACAAGGCCCCCGCGACCCGGGCGGTCCTCGGAGCCCTGCGTGCCGCCCAGCCCTGGCGCGGCGCCCGCGGCCAGTCGATCGGGGCATGA